CACCACGCCGTATTTGCTGCGCCCCTTCGAGCATGGCGCCGACCTGGTGTTCCACTCGGCCACCAAGTTTTTATGCGGCCATGGCACGGCCATCGGCGGCTTGCTGGTCGACGGCGGCACTTTTGATTGGCAGGCGGCCTACGACCAGACGGGCCGTTTCGCCGAACTGTGCGAACCGTATGACGGCTTTCACGGCATGGTCTTCGCCGAGGAATCGACGGTGGCGCCGTTCGCCCTGCGCGCGCGGCGCGAAGGCTTGCGCGACTTCGGCGCCGTCATGAGCCCGCACAACGCCTTCGCCATCCTGCAGGGCATCGAAACCCTGGGCTTGCGCATGGACCGCCACGTGGCCAATACGCGCAAGGTCATCGATTTTCTGCTGGTCAATCCGGCCGTGGAATCCGTGTCCTACCCGGAACTGCCGTCGCATCCCGATTACGAGCTGGCCAAGACCCTGCTGCCGAAGGGCGCGGGCGGCGTCTTCACCTTCCGCCTGCGCGGCGACCGCACGGCGGGCCAGCGCTTCGTCGACAGCCTGAAGATCTTTTCGCACCTGGCCAACGTGGGGGACGCCAAGTCGCTCGTCATCCACCCCGCCTCCACCACGCACTTCCGCGTGCCCGACGATCAACTGGCGCAGGCAGGCATCACGCAGGGCACCATGCGCTTGTCGGTGGGCCTGGAAGACGCCGACGATTTGATCGAAGACCTGGCCCGTGGCCTGAAACTGTCGCAGAAAGGCGCCTGACATGCAGCTCACCATTGAGAACACCACGGCCTACTGCTACACGGGCGGCAAGCCATTCAACCCGAACCAGCCCACGGCCGTCTTCATCCACGGCGCGCAAAACGACCATAGCGTGTGGGCCCTGCAGACGCGCTACTTTGCTCACCACGGCTGGAACGTGCTGGCCGTCGACTTGCCGGGCCATGGCCGCAGCGGCGGCGCGGCGAAAACCAAGGTCGAGGAACTGGCGCGCTGGATCCTCGCCGTGCTGGACGGGGCCGGCGCACCCAGGGCCATGCTGATCGGCCACAGCATGGGATCATTGATCGCGCTGGAAGCGGCATTCCTGGCACCGGATCGCGTCAGCCACCTGGCCATGCTCGGCTCCACCTACCCGATGAAAGTCTCGCCGGCGCTGCTGGAAACATCGCTCAACGATGAACAGGCGGCCATCGACATGGTCAATATCTGGTCGCACTCGTCGATCGCGCAAAAGCCCTCGTTTCCCGGCCCCGGCTTCTATGCCATGGGCGGCGCGCGGCGCCTGAAACAGCGCATCGCCGCGCTCAATCCCGCTCACGTGTTTCACACGGATTTTTCTGCCTGCAATGCCTACGCGAACGGCGAAATCGCGGCCGCTTCGGTACACTGCCCCACTTTATTCATTTTCGGCGCGCGCGACATGATGACGCCGCCCAAGTCGACCCGGCTGCTGACGTCCACCATAGCGCATGGCACCGTGGTGCAGGTCGACAGCGGGCACGAATTGATGGCCGAGCAGCCGGACGCCGTGCTCGACGCGCTGTTTGCGTTTGCGCAAACGGCAGCGGCAGCGGCAGCGGCATGAACGCTTTTTTTAGGATAGATGCACATGTTGTTGAATACCCTGTTTGAAGAATTGACCGGCCGCGGCAGCGGCACGGAGGCGGAGCGGCACGAACGCTACAACTGGCTGCAACAGCTGCGTTTCAATAACCCGCAAGCGGAAGAAGGCGGCCCGATGGCCGGCATTCCGTACTACCAATGGTGCCGGCTGCCGCAAGCGCTGATCGTCGCGGGCCAGCACACGGACCTGCTGGTCGGCACCACGAGCGCACTGTATCTGGTCTTCGAGGGCCGCCACGCGGCCGCGTTTGCGGCCGAACTGGGCCTGCAATACGACGCCAACAACCGCATCGACCGCCCCGGCGGCCTCGACGAGCTGCTCGATGCCTATGAAGAGCAGGACGACGGCAGCTGGGCCACCCTGCCGAACGAAGCGCCAGCGCCGCCGCTTGCCGGCTGGGACGACGTGTACTTCCGCGTGCGCGACCTGAGCGACGGCAGGACCATCCAGAGCGTGACCACCATCGCCTACGAAAGCAGCCGTTTCCCTGGCTACACCCTGCTGGGCACGACCATGGTGGGCGCGGGCGCCATCGCCCACGACGACGAGACGGCGGAATATTTGCAGCAAATCTTCGCCGACTGGGCCATTCAGCGCGAATGCGCCGATGTCTGTCTGCCAGCGCAGGAACCGTGGCCCCACGCGCCGCGCCAGACGCCGCCCGCGCCTTTCGGTACCCCCTTCGATTTTGCCCGCAATCTCGCCTATCTTGACACCCTGCTGGCCGCCTACGAACGCGCGCAGGGGCAGGCGGAAATCGATGGCGGCGATAGCGCTTACTGGGCATGCGCGGCCGCCAGCGTGGCTTACCAGGTCTTCTCGCTGCGCTACACGGCAGGCCTGCCCTTGCCCGAAGTGGAAACGGCGCTGGAAGCTGCCATCGGCGCCTGCGAAGCGGCACGCGCGGCCCTGGCCGAGGCCTACGATGACGATGCCTTGCCCGCCTTTGATTTCGAACAATTGACGGATTACGCGCGTACCCTGCAGCTGCTGGGCGCGGCCCTGCTGTTCGGCCGCCACGACCTGGCCGCCCGCCTGGCCGCCCTGCAGACGGCCTTCGACGGCGAAGACGGCGTGTACGAAGCGCTGCTGTCGACGATCGATGCGCAGCGTCCAGCCGTCGACGAATGGTATTTCGCCGAGCCCTATTCGGCCCTGTTCGAGTGCCTGGACGCGGACGATGCCGCGCAGCAGCTGGAACACCTGCGGCACTATCTGGCCAGCTGGCATGGCGCGCTGGTGCACGAAGACTGGTTCAACGGCCATTTGCGCGCGCACGGCCTGGGCGGCTACTACGGCCTGTGGGCCTTCGAGGCGGCCGCCGTGGCCAAACACCTTGGCCTGGAGCGCTGCGCGCTGGCCCACTGGGTGATGCCGCCCACGCCCTGAATGCCCCGTTTACTTTTAGATAAATATCAATGATCAATACCGCAGCCCTGTTCGGCACCGCATTTTTACCCGGCCAGGCCGGCTTCGACATCGAGACGATCACGGGCCTGGCTGAATGGCGGCTGGACGTACCCGTGCTGTTCAAGCTGCTCATCGGCGCCGGCACGCAAGCAGTCGCCTGGCCCATCTACGGCGATGGCGAAGACTGCCCCTGCGTGCTGGCCGCGCCGATGGCGCAGGCACAGGCCAGCTGGCAAGCGTTGTCCGCGCTGATGGACCGGCCGCGCGACGCGGCCGCCATCGTCGCGCGCAGCGCCATCAGCAGCCTGCTGGCCAGCGGCCAGGCGTGGCTGATCCTCGATTGCGTGCAGCTGATCGCGCACGATATCGGCACGCCGGAATACGCGGCCGCGCTCGAGGCCCTGCGCGCCGAGGCGCATGCCCTGCACTCTGCCCTGCAGCGCGGCGACCGGGACGCGTTGGCGCCGCTGCTGGCCGCTGGTTCCGCATCGCCTGCGACCGGCTACTGGTCGGCGTCCGCCAGCGCGCAACTGGCCGATGTCGAGGAACTCGATGCGGAAGATGTACCGTTCCTGCAAGGCCTGGAAGTGGCGGGATGGGAGGAAGACGCGCTGTGCTATGCAGTCAGCGCCGCCGCTGAACCGGACGTCACCGGCCTCGTCACGCCCTATGGCCGCTGGATCGTGCCGCTGTCGCAGCGCTATGTCGACCTGGGCGTTTACTACGCGGACGATGGCTGGATCACCTTTGCCACGGCGGACGCCCCCGATGCACACGGCGTGCTGGACCTGAACGGCACGGTGGTGCTGCCGCCGTCCCCCGGAGCCCTGTACGTCATCAGCCCCCATCTGGTACAGAGAATCGCGCCGGACGGCGCCAGCCGCCTGCTGCGCCTGCCCGACGGCGCGCTGCTGATGGACGGGGTGGACAACATCTGCCAGCGCGACGATGGTTTGATCGACATCGAACGCCAGACGGGCGATGACGACGAGCGCAATGTGCACGGCGTGGTCGACACCACGGGCAAGGTGGTGGTGCCGGCCTCCTACAGCTCCGTGCAGGATTTCGGCACGAAGAAGAAAATCGCCATCGTCAGCCAGCGCATCGCCGGGCGCTTCCTGTTTGGCCTGGTCAATAGCCAGGGCGAGCTGCTGGCGCCCTGCCAGTACGAAGCCATCGATAGCGCCACCACGTCGTCGCCGCCCAAGCTGCGCAAGAATCTGATCTTCGCCATCGATGCGCAAGGCCTGGCCTGCATGCTGACGCCCGATGGCAAGCAGGCGTTTACGCCGCTATATCCGCCCGCCCACTATCTGCGCGGCGTGGCCGTGCAAAGCGACTTTTTATATGTGGTCAACGATGGCATGGCCTGGAGCATGGATTTCACGGGCCAGCTGCTGGAGCAGTTCGACACCGTGGAGAACTTCAAGGCGGCCATCACGGCGCAATTGAGCGAGTCCATCGGCCTGGGCAAGAAAAAACCCGCCAAGCGCCGCAGTTTCACGCCGGCGCAGATCCTGGCCAAGGCCGACCGCGAGCAGTTGCGCGCGCTGGCCGCGCTGCTCTTGCTGGGCGATGCGGCACTGGCCGCACGCTGCGTGGACATCACCCTGGAAGAACTGGCGGATGACGACCCGGAAGAGGAATACGAAGGCGAGACGCCCGAAGCGGCGTGTTTCTTCCTGCTCTGGTCCACGGCCGCCGATGCGCTGGGCCACGGCACCACCCTGGACTGGAAATCGGTCGATGAAGTGCCGCGCATCGCCCGGCACATCGACCTGCCCGCGCTGCGCGATTTTTCGTGGGCGCAGCGCGAGGATGGCGACGCGATGGCCGAAGGCCTGGCCGCCATCGCCACCCACCTGGCGCCGCATCAGCTGCGCCTGGTGAACCTGCACGGCGGCGAGGACACGTATTATCTGGGCGTGGTACGCACGCAGGATGCGGCCGCGTTCAGCAAGGCGGCGCTGCAGGCGGTCCTGCGGCCCGTGCTGCTGTGACGGCTTGCCGGCCCGTCTGCTGATATCGCACCCGGCCGGCAACATGGAGCGCCGTTGCTGGCCGGGTGCATCTTTACTTGACGGAACGATCGAACAGCGCCTTGTCAAAACGCAGGGTAATGACTTCGGTATCGTCCGGCTTGCCTGGCTTGCGTCCGTCTTCACCGGGGTAGTTCGTGTCAATTGCCACGACTAGCGTGTGGGCATCGAGGACTTCAACGCTCTCCACCGAGTCGAAAGGCATGCTGAACTTACCCACGGGCATATTGCTCGCCTGCCCGCCGATGCCTTTGGGGTCGGAGATATTCAGCAAGTCCACCAGCAGCGTTTTCTTGAGGGCGCCATCAGCATCTTTCTCCTTCAGGTCGACCAGGTACAGGCGCTTGATCACGGCCTTGGCGCCCCAGAAGCCGTCGCGCTCGATGAGCACGAACTTGCTGCCGCCGACATTGGTCATGTCGCCGATCACGACGCCATTATCCTTGGCCGCGCCATCCTTGCGGTACACGAGGTTCTTGCCGGTATAGCGCATGGCGGCGGGGTCGAACTCGAAGATGTTCAGGTAGCGCTCATCCGCGGTAACGGGCCGCAGGGACGGGTCGCTTGGCGCCGCTTCCGGCACCGCGTAGAGCAGGCTGCGGTCGGCGTTATAGGCCAGGCTTTCGAAACCGCGGCTGCCTGACAGGGTGATGCTGGCGCCCTTGCCCAGCACTTCCGGATTGGCCGGGCTGCGCAGGAAGGGATGGGGAACGGGATCGCCCATGAGCGTGCCGTTTTTGTCGAAGTGCAGGATATACGGGCCGAACTCCTCGCCCACGAACCAGGTGCCATCGGCGGCGCGCGCGAGCGATTCAATGTCGAAGTCAAAACCGGTCAGCAGGCGGCCCGCGCGAATGCGCGCATCGACGGCGATACCGCTGTCGGAAAAGACCAGCCCGCCGGAGGTGTTGCTTGGGTAGTTGACATAGTCGGCCGTGATTTTCAGGTCGATGCCCTTGCCGTCGTTTAAGAAACCCCTGGCGTCGTTGAAGGCGAGAAAACTGTTGATCTTGATGCTGCCCGGCGTCTTGCTGGCGTCTGCGTCCGTGCGGAAGTTGATGCTGGCGTTATACAGGCCGAGCACGAAATCGGCCGAATTGCCCTTGGCGCCGTAGCCATTGTCGGCCATGGCAGTCCAGCTGCCGTCGTCATTCCTCAGCAGAGCGGAGAAGCCGGGAATCGGCACGCCATTGGCAAACGGCGGGCTGACGCCAAGCGCCGCGGCCATGAACTGTCCGGAAACCGGCGCCGGCCAGCGCGCCGTGTCAGGCAACGCTGCCCAGCCGACCAACTGGTGCGGCAGCCCTTCCCCCTCCTTGGGCACCGCGTCGGGAGCCGCAGAGGAACTGCCGCCGCAGGCAGCCAGCATGCCGCTCACCATCACGATGGCCAAGCCGCGGCTCCAATTCAAACCGCTCAAATGACAACGCATATTTGCTTCCTCTACAAGATGAATGGAGAGGAAAGCTTACCGGCCTTCGGTGACCAGTCTATGACATGCGTCGCTATCGCGCGGGGCAGATGCAGGCAGCGCGCGCACCGCCGGGCCCGTCAATTGCAGCGCACTTCCCCGAAATGCTGCGCCAGGCTCAGGCCCAGTCCCTGCTCCACGGCGTTTTCCACCTGCGCGGCCAGCGCGGCCGCCTCTTCCGCCGCCTTGATGTCGCGCTCGTTGGTGGAGCCGGCCGGATAGCCGGAGTTCACGCGCATGCCGCCGAAGACGAACAGGCGGTAGACGTCGGCCAGGCTGATGCGGTTGACGTTGCCCAGCAAGACCCAGTGGTCGGAACTGTCGGCCACGCGCTTGCCCCACTGTACCCGCACGGCGCCGTCCACGTTGACCCGTCCCACCCAGCCCTGCTGCACCATCTTGTCGAGCAGGGTTTCCATCTCTTCGAAGCCCAGGCGCGTGCTGCGGCGGATCTC
This window of the Janthinobacterium agaricidamnosum genome carries:
- a CDS encoding alpha/beta fold hydrolase — protein: MQLTIENTTAYCYTGGKPFNPNQPTAVFIHGAQNDHSVWALQTRYFAHHGWNVLAVDLPGHGRSGGAAKTKVEELARWILAVLDGAGAPRAMLIGHSMGSLIALEAAFLAPDRVSHLAMLGSTYPMKVSPALLETSLNDEQAAIDMVNIWSHSSIAQKPSFPGPGFYAMGGARRLKQRIAALNPAHVFHTDFSACNAYANGEIAAASVHCPTLFIFGARDMMTPPKSTRLLTSTIAHGTVVQVDSGHELMAEQPDAVLDALFAFAQTAAAAAAA
- a CDS encoding esterase-like activity of phytase family protein, which codes for MMVSGMLAACGGSSSAAPDAVPKEGEGLPHQLVGWAALPDTARWPAPVSGQFMAAALGVSPPFANGVPIPGFSALLRNDDGSWTAMADNGYGAKGNSADFVLGLYNASINFRTDADASKTPGSIKINSFLAFNDARGFLNDGKGIDLKITADYVNYPSNTSGGLVFSDSGIAVDARIRAGRLLTGFDFDIESLARAADGTWFVGEEFGPYILHFDKNGTLMGDPVPHPFLRSPANPEVLGKGASITLSGSRGFESLAYNADRSLLYAVPEAAPSDPSLRPVTADERYLNIFEFDPAAMRYTGKNLVYRKDGAAKDNGVVIGDMTNVGGSKFVLIERDGFWGAKAVIKRLYLVDLKEKDADGALKKTLLVDLLNISDPKGIGGQASNMPVGKFSMPFDSVESVEVLDAHTLVVAIDTNYPGEDGRKPGKPDDTEVITLRFDKALFDRSVK
- a CDS encoding O-acetylhomoserine aminocarboxypropyltransferase encodes the protein MSGPKYPGFDTLSLHAGAAPDPATGARATPIHFTSSFAFKSSDHAASLFNMERAGHVYSRISNPTNAVLEERIAALEGGVAGIATASGQAAMHLGLCTIAGAGSHIVASRALYGGSHNLLAYTLKRFGIETTFVDPRDVDAWRAAIRPNTKVLFAETLGNPGLDVLDIPTIAALAHEQHLPLMLDSTFTTPYLLRPFEHGADLVFHSATKFLCGHGTAIGGLLVDGGTFDWQAAYDQTGRFAELCEPYDGFHGMVFAEESTVAPFALRARREGLRDFGAVMSPHNAFAILQGIETLGLRMDRHVANTRKVIDFLLVNPAVESVSYPELPSHPDYELAKTLLPKGAGGVFTFRLRGDRTAGQRFVDSLKIFSHLANVGDAKSLVIHPASTTHFRVPDDQLAQAGITQGTMRLSVGLEDADDLIEDLARGLKLSQKGA
- a CDS encoding PoNe immunity protein domain-containing protein; this translates as MLLNTLFEELTGRGSGTEAERHERYNWLQQLRFNNPQAEEGGPMAGIPYYQWCRLPQALIVAGQHTDLLVGTTSALYLVFEGRHAAAFAAELGLQYDANNRIDRPGGLDELLDAYEEQDDGSWATLPNEAPAPPLAGWDDVYFRVRDLSDGRTIQSVTTIAYESSRFPGYTLLGTTMVGAGAIAHDDETAEYLQQIFADWAIQRECADVCLPAQEPWPHAPRQTPPAPFGTPFDFARNLAYLDTLLAAYERAQGQAEIDGGDSAYWACAAASVAYQVFSLRYTAGLPLPEVETALEAAIGACEAARAALAEAYDDDALPAFDFEQLTDYARTLQLLGAALLFGRHDLAARLAALQTAFDGEDGVYEALLSTIDAQRPAVDEWYFAEPYSALFECLDADDAAQQLEHLRHYLASWHGALVHEDWFNGHLRAHGLGGYYGLWAFEAAAVAKHLGLERCALAHWVMPPTP
- a CDS encoding DUF6630 family protein; amino-acid sequence: MINTAALFGTAFLPGQAGFDIETITGLAEWRLDVPVLFKLLIGAGTQAVAWPIYGDGEDCPCVLAAPMAQAQASWQALSALMDRPRDAAAIVARSAISSLLASGQAWLILDCVQLIAHDIGTPEYAAALEALRAEAHALHSALQRGDRDALAPLLAAGSASPATGYWSASASAQLADVEELDAEDVPFLQGLEVAGWEEDALCYAVSAAAEPDVTGLVTPYGRWIVPLSQRYVDLGVYYADDGWITFATADAPDAHGVLDLNGTVVLPPSPGALYVISPHLVQRIAPDGASRLLRLPDGALLMDGVDNICQRDDGLIDIERQTGDDDERNVHGVVDTTGKVVVPASYSSVQDFGTKKKIAIVSQRIAGRFLFGLVNSQGELLAPCQYEAIDSATTSSPPKLRKNLIFAIDAQGLACMLTPDGKQAFTPLYPPAHYLRGVAVQSDFLYVVNDGMAWSMDFTGQLLEQFDTVENFKAAITAQLSESIGLGKKKPAKRRSFTPAQILAKADREQLRALAALLLLGDAALAARCVDITLEELADDDPEEEYEGETPEAACFFLLWSTAADALGHGTTLDWKSVDEVPRIARHIDLPALRDFSWAQREDGDAMAEGLAAIATHLAPHQLRLVNLHGGEDTYYLGVVRTQDAAAFSKAALQAVLRPVLL